CTTTTGTTACcttattttttgccattgtTTCCCTTAATAAATGCACTTCTTTTGGATGCACTAATATCATTTTGAAAACGTATCCTTCTCTCAAAACATACATACAATCTTCCTGAACTTGCACAACggttttcaatgaatttaatcGCAAAGCTTTTGCAATCTGCAAACAAAATGCCGTTTTTAACTTTCGTAATGCGTTTATGTTATCGGGCCATTTTCCGCTTGAACTTAATTGGAACACTGCTTTAATCGATTTCGATGCCATTAATCCATTCACATTACCAAACTCGAATGTTTTTCCTTTCGGAAACGGAGTCTCCAGATCACAGTAACGAAAAACAGGATCTATTCCCAAAACAGAAGTTACTGCCAACGGGATGCTGTCGATAGTTCTCATTTCCTGtgataatttgtcaaaaacttgaataacGCTCAATGCTCTGTGCTCTCCCGTATCGTTGTTTTTACTTCCTTTGGTACGAATTGCAATATCAAATTGATCAGACAAAAAGTGCAATGAAATTTCCGGGATATTAAAGTGCCTTTTGAGAATATGATAACAGATACGTTTACATATTAGTCGTTTTTCTCCTACCGGATCTTCCATTTTTGCCCATACACAAGATTCTGTAATTGAACCATCTTTAAAACGACGCAATTCCGATTTATCTCCCCAAAATTGACGGAAATTTTTGGATTCGGGATCATTAGCTTGCGGTCCTTTTTCGACAATAGTTAATGCTTCTAAGGGGTTCAAAATCAAACCGACTGAGAAAAATGCTCTGAAATAATGTGGTTGTGAGATTGGCCAACATTGAGAAGCATGAGATATAGGTACAAGAAAGTTGACACGAtttttcaaagcttttttgaGAATTGGCATGACAATTTTTCGTAACAACGCATACCAATTGTCACAAAAGTTTAGTTTATCTTTGAGTTTGCCATGATCATCTATTGTCTTCATGATGATATTGTAGTTTTTAATGCTGTGAATACAGGAGACATATCAATATAAAagatatacataaaaaaaagtacatgtaTTTGGACTTACGTTAAAATTTGATCGTATTGCAAATAAGGAGGTAATTTCTTCATAAAGAGACTTTGGAAACTATCTACAGTTTTACTATCAAGACAATTGATTGCCTTTACTGCTTCCTCTTTTACTCTTTTATACAAGTCCAATGACATGTTGGCACAAAAGTTTAGATATCCCGTAAAGTCGACAAATACCACGTCAAAATGTTGATTAAAATCTACCAACGACGGTCGATTTTGATCGCCTACAAGGGGGCATAACATTGGGCCCTTCGTATTCCATTcggtttttgataaattgaacCAAAAGAGACGAATAATTTGATAACTACTCATTGCTGCGAATATTGTTTCCGTTTTAATCAGGTAGCATATGTACAGTGTAATTAAACGACTATTGAATGGATAATATCCCTCATCAAAGTGCCTTTGTTTTgcccaaatttttaacagtacGATTGCATCACGAATAGACTGATTATTTTCGATCATGTCATCGACGAAATCCTGATTTCGTTCAAAGGTTAAATCATACAGGATACTACTGTTGTAATTTGGTGTTGGTGTGAGAATTTCCTCTTCACAAAGAGCAAAATAGGATCTAACATTGTTCGTTGACGGCAGAAAGCGATGCAGCTTAAAGGTTTTTTCTTCCCCGAAACaatgaattacaaaaactATTGGTTGCAATGAACAATTTGCTGATATTTCTAAAACAGGTCGTAATGTGTCatttttgaagtaattgaATTTCATGTCTTTTACGAAATCTTTGTCTATCAAATTTTCAGCCAAAGTTTGAAGATAAAAAGCTTTCTTGTGAAAGTacctttcatttaaataatcttCTTTGTGAAAGACGTTAAATGGAATCGTTACAACGATGTCAACGTTTAGAGAATCTCCAATATTTGTGCCATATCGTTGACTCCCTGTCAATTTAGCTTCTCTTTCgggaggaaaaaattgaaaaactgctTTTGTCAAATCCTGCACTTTTGTGATAAGCGGATATGCTACATCTGATTTCACAACTTCGACGAATGTTTTTTCCGGACCCTTTTTAAGAGACTTGAGAAACTTGTTGAAACTCAGCAACCATTCGTTCACAAAAGTTTCAACATTAGATGTTGTCTTTACTTCTTTCAACAGTTCTTCAATTTGCATGCGGAACATATTGGAGTGATACATGTTTTCGGTTTCCTCGAGCCGTTTCAACTCTTCAATTGTCGTTGCTGACGaagcctttttaatttttggttcttCGTCGCTCGAGTTCTCTTCTTCTGATTCAAGATGTTTTCTCTTCAAATTATCATTTGATGCTGCTGTGATTGAATAATCGTCTTGATCGTCagattcttcttcttcgatgCTTTCAGACTCTGACTCTGAAAGTTGTTTCTACaatgaaaacatttaaattttattttaaatacttatattgtttttttttctttcttttatttactcCGTAACTTACcataaagttttttcttttcattttgaatcaaattaaactttgttagagttttattttatttgagtttCACGTGCAATTTCACACATGTAAACAAAGTTAAAACGAATTGTCGAATGGGAATCCGTGTCGCAATGTTGATACTCGTGTCATTTTGACATAACAATATTCATCGCCACGTAAGAGCCATCGTCGCTATTTCTGTCGTAATAAATATCTGATTTTCTCGCAAATTACTCCGAATTGTAAGTAAAAATACATCTTAATGCTTCCTCCTTTTTCTATAGCTTGCAAATAATGTGTAATACTGAgacatattattaattttgtgataGTTTGcaaagattttgaaaattggtGTGAAGATTACtctttttcatgtattttaaCAAGTTTCTAAATAGAAACCGTATTTGTGGAATTGCAAATGCCTTTCTGCATTATTGGCATTAAAACGACACTCAAAAATAGCATACATACATAGtcaaatttgtgtaaaaaataaatttcatgccaCGTACCAATTCATATGTGATTGTCTCGACTGTGTCAGACGATAATTAAATAAGGAATTAATAAGTAATTTCGTCATAATTTCTTTCAGTTCACAACAATGGATCAAGTTGCTAAAATCTACGAGCCAGGACGTTCATTCGCAAAGGATTCCATCCGACTAATTAAACGTTGTACCAAGCCAGATAGAAAGGAGTTCCAGAAGATTGCTATTGCAACAGCTATCGGTTTCTGCATAATGGGATTCATCGGATTTTTCGTCAAGTTGATTCACATCCCAATCAATAACATCATTGTAGGATCATAAACGTggctttcattttatttggcAAACGACAAACTAACTAAATAACAACTATATGATCAACACTcactattatttaaaataaaaagaagaagaaaaaaaatgaaactggatcagttttttcattgattcagctacatatttacatttaattttattattacatattttgttTCTATCAGTTGTaattccattttaaaaatgcgtgaaaaattataataaaaacatgtaaaagaaaaaactgtgcttcaatttttattcggGTCTTTATTGATGCGATAAAGTGAAaagtttccaatttttttaccatCTTTGTAATGCAAAGTAAGGAGACAATGATCACATATTTGGCTGGGATCTTGAATGTGTTCCGTACTTCCTTGAATGACAAAAAGTGCTTCATTCAGCCCACAAATGAAGCAATAAACATGTTTTGTTGAGCCATTCAAAACCATGGGAAACCCGATTCGTTGATTAACTTCTCTGCGAGTCACAACACGAACATCAGTGAATATCAGCAAATGTTCACAGTTTCCGAAATGCTGATAAAAGTATGGGAAACCAACtttgaatttcaattcttGCATTGAAATATTCTCCATTTGATCTTGTTTTAAATGTCGAAagtcattttttctctttttttctgccCAATCGCGAAGCACTTCGGAGTAATCCAAGTTTTGTGGATTTCGACAGTCATTGTAAAATGTGTCGTCGATAAATATAAAGCTGGAATTATGACATTCAGCAGGTAATTCTTGATTTGGATCTCCGCTGATATCCAACAAAGGGGCATCATAACACCGAATGTTGTCTCGTAACATTGTCAATTTGTGTGATCCAAGCAATCGAATTTCTTGTCCAACTTTGGGAGTTTTTCGTGCGCCTGTAACGTATTTAAATGGCTCAAAAACCTTCACTACAAATACCGTATCATTGTAACTTTTTGCCGTACTTAAACCCTTGACTTCGTTCGGCGGCAATTGTATCATTGTTGCTCTTTGAATGCGCTCTGAGAAGCTTCGTGAACGTTTTTGGTTTGTTAACGCTCGTCGAACGCATTTTAAGCCTTTAGCTGCTTCAGGTATGGGAACTTCCTTGATTTTGTGCAGGAAATAGGGctcagaaatttctttttggcaCGAATTCATCACATTCTCAATCGTTTGCGCGGAAATGTATCCAACTTTGTCGGTATTGAGTCCGCAAATTACATCTAAAGGAGCATTTGATGTATGAAATGGATTGATTTTTCGTTGGAATTCTTGCCATTTCTGTAGTTCAAATGGCTCTGTAGATTTTATGGGTGGTTTATAAATGTGATCCATTGATTGTTTATTACAACTCTCATAAAATTTCGacctttttgtttttaacttttcatcaaAGGTCTATGGGTCGGCTGAAATTGATATTTCAAGATTTGGTATTTGAGTAAGCTTTTTACTTCAAGTTAAGCAAATACTCGAGAAATTAATGTGTCAAACAAAGTGAAAATGGGGGATCTAAAGTGAgtatttcctttaattttcccTAAATACGTAGTTCtacttttaagaaaattagttttggGACAAGTTACATTAACTAAAATGAAGCGTAATAAtgtaaaaacgtaaaaaaatattgattcaaAGTTGAATGTTTTTAACTTGAAGGCTTGGCTTACGTATAGAAACACATTTCCATCTTTTGGCACGAAAATATGTGTTTTATTTCATGCTTTTCTTGTATCTTGTAGCGAGGATTTACTGAATTATGAAGCCGACTTACTGGAAGATGATATTTTAGATGATAATGAAGATGAACTCCTACTTTCGGATGATGGTCGGTATCTATAAATGTATTgcacaaaacaacaatttacatttttcaaacatttttttagacaatgcTGATGCTGAAGCTCTTCTAAGTGACTCTGAAGATTGGATTGACGATGAACTACGGTCAAAACCAAAAACAGAATCTGGCGATTCGAGTTCAAATGCGGTTTCCGGTTCGAATGATATTGCGGAAGCTCGACAAGATTCACCCGAAGAATCGACTATAGCTACTGTAGCGCCATCAGAATCAACGCCTGAAAAGCCAACGGGATCTAACGAGAAAACAACAGAGCACGTTTCATCGACGCCTGACAAAAGTCTCGAGCTTGGAGATCCAGATCAAAGTCAAGAATCAGGTGTATCAAATGCTGTCGATAGTACATGGGTAAATACGCCAGATGCCTGTGTTAGTAACAATTTGGAAGAAGTTGATGGAAGTTTTGTGCGAAACAATAACGAAGTATCATCAACTAATGCAGAAGAAGAGAGAGCAGCTCAACAATTGGAGGGATCAAAATGCGTTTCATCTTCTTCAATTGACTCAACTCCTACAATCGAACAAAATAATGATGTTGATACGCCAGCAACGAGTGCTTGCAGTGAAATCGTGTCATCATTTAATGATACACCATTAACGACTTCCAATGAAACAGTTGAACGAGAAGGTAAGTAAAAagcacgataaaaaaaattagattaaaaaatattttaattttagctgaAACCACAGAAACAGAAGAAGATGAACGTGAAGAACGTATAAATCCAAAGCTCAGCGTTGAGAAACCTGAAGAAAACCTCAATAACAAAGGCGTTCGAGTTCCTTCAGGacataaaaatcacaaacaatCCTCAAATAGCTTTGAAGGAATAACTCCCCTTTATCCTCCTCGTCATGATTTTCCATATGGTCCAAATCGTATTCCGTTTCCTCCACATAGGCCGGGATTTGGTTCAATGCGAGCTCCATATTTCATGCCAAGGCCTACATTTAACTCTTTACCTCCCGGTATGCGATCCGGAATGATGAGACCTGATATGCGAATACCATTTGATCCAACACGACCAAGACAACAAATACCAATGTATCCGCGAGGTCCTTTGGGATCTTTCCCGCCAAATGTTATGCCGCCAAATCAGATGCCATATTCATCAGGAGGCCTGAATGTACAATCTTCTATTCCTATTATTCCCAAGAAAGTTTTAATCAATCCAAACTTCAAAGGAGGAGGTTTAGAAGCTGCGACAAGTAAGACAAAttgtcaatattcaagcttaagaaccatttaaaagacatccaaaggcatttttcataacttttgttcaattacaagcttaaaaatcatcaaatatgcttttaaaatgaaaattacgtattttttacgtatttaaaacgtaagcttaaaaatcatcaaatatgctctcaaaatgaaaattacgtatttttacgtatattttacgtaagcttaaaaatcatcaaatatgctctcaaaatgaaaattacgtattatttacgtattttttatctttctatattcaagcttaagatccatttaaaagacatccaaaggcaattTTCATAGCTTgtgttcaattttaagcttaaaaatcatcaaatatgctttcaaaatgaaaattacgtaatttttacgtattttgagcttacgtaagcttaaaaatcatcaaatatgctctcaaaatgaaaattacgtattatttacgtattttttatctttctatattcaagcttaagatccatttaaaagacatccaaaggcaattTTCATAGCTTgtgttcaa
The sequence above is drawn from the Culicoides brevitarsis isolate CSIRO-B50_1 chromosome 1, AGI_CSIRO_Cbre_v1, whole genome shotgun sequence genome and encodes:
- the LOC134827525 gene encoding nucleolar protein 6 encodes the protein MKRKNFMKQLSESESESIEEEESDDQDDYSITAASNDNLKRKHLESEEENSSDEEPKIKKASSATTIEELKRLEETENMYHSNMFRMQIEELLKEVKTTSNVETFVNEWLLSFNKFLKSLKKGPEKTFVEVVKSDVAYPLITKVQDLTKAVFQFFPPEREAKLTGSQRYGTNIGDSLNVDIVVTIPFNVFHKEDYLNERYFHKKAFYLQTLAENLIDKDFVKDMKFNYFKNDTLRPVLEISANCSLQPIVFVIHCFGEEKTFKLHRFLPSTNNVRSYFALCEEEILTPTPNYNSSILYDLTFERNQDFVDDMIENNQSIRDAIVLLKIWAKQRHFDEGYYPFNSRLITLYICYLIKTETIFAAMSSYQIIRLFWFNLSKTEWNTKGPMLCPLVGDQNRPSLVDFNQHFDVVFVDFTGYLNFCANMSLDLYKRVKEEAVKAINCLDSKTVDSFQSLFMKKLPPYLQYDQILTIKNYNIIMKTIDDHGKLKDKLNFCDNWYALLRKIVMPILKKALKNRVNFLVPISHASQCWPISQPHYFRAFFSVGLILNPLEALTIVEKGPQANDPESKNFRQFWGDKSELRRFKDGSITESCVWAKMEDPVGEKRLICKRICYHILKRHFNIPEISLHFLSDQFDIAIRTKGSKNNDTGEHRALSVIQVFDKLSQEMRTIDSIPLAVTSVLGIDPVFRYCDLETPFPKGKTFEFGNVNGLMASKSIKAVFQLSSSGKWPDNINALRKLKTAFCLQIAKALRLNSLKTVVQVQEDCMYVLREGYVFKMILVHPKEVHLLRETMAKNKVTKVYKDNEQSIQIEKQGLMLPKLTSSLHGLHSQYSSFGPAVNIAKRWLFSQLIDSFLFPEECTELILANLYLNQNQYETPVQPQTGFFRFLNYMAFTDFVTEMLVVNFHGTLEEEEMKLLDKRFTTDRVSLPPLCIVTSCDYKKYSVWSKKAPCKEILRLVQNLAKNALHMIEHDLLILSSKKLKTLFTPNTNGYNVLIHVLESVLVPSYTIPVNRFSSPNLDFTEKKLQAVDFNAAQLYLTELRKKYDDYALFFYDPCEGTNICVLWKPFAFERSKGETKAIKQKRVKLDIDSIIQSFETIGKGFVTKVEILSDKLQ
- the LOC134829149 gene encoding snRNA-activating protein complex subunit 3, with translation MDHIYKPPIKSTEPFELQKWQEFQRKINPFHTSNAPLDVICGLNTDKVGYISAQTIENVMNSCQKEISEPYFLHKIKEVPIPEAAKGLKCVRRALTNQKRSRSFSERIQRATMIQLPPNEVKGLSTAKSYNDTVFVVKVFEPFKYVTGARKTPKVGQEIRLLGSHKLTMLRDNIRCYDAPLLDISGDPNQELPAECHNSSFIFIDDTFYNDCRNPQNLDYSEVLRDWAEKKRKNDFRHLKQDQMENISMQELKFKVGFPYFYQHFGNCEHLLIFTDVRVVTRREVNQRIGFPMVLNGSTKHVYCFICGLNEALFVIQGSTEHIQDPSQICDHCLLTLHYKDGKKIGNFSLYRINKDPNKN
- the LOC134827763 gene encoding RNA-binding protein 33 codes for the protein MGDLNEDLLNYEADLLEDDILDDNEDELLLSDDDNADAEALLSDSEDWIDDELRSKPKTESGDSSSNAVSGSNDIAEARQDSPEESTIATVAPSESTPEKPTGSNEKTTEHVSSTPDKSLELGDPDQSQESGVSNAVDSTWVNTPDACVSNNLEEVDGSFVRNNNEVSSTNAEEERAAQQLEGSKCVSSSSIDSTPTIEQNNDVDTPATSACSEIVSSFNDTPLTTSNETVEREAETTETEEDEREERINPKLSVEKPEENLNNKGVRVPSGHKNHKQSSNSFEGITPLYPPRHDFPYGPNRIPFPPHRPGFGSMRAPYFMPRPTFNSLPPGMRSGMMRPDMRIPFDPTRPRQQIPMYPRGPLGSFPPNVMPPNQMPYSSGGLNVQSSIPIIPKKVLINPNFKGGGLEAATSQLLKDTQQFGSRSLTDEELLRQQEEFITKNLMHVEKRRHESPPSRLRSRSRSPRSRSRSYSPQRSHRRSREKDWRPYNNKRNWRRNNDDWNKRRRIEDKEKDENPDDDEETREYRRKVAEQKALREKMLRDKERRRRELAEENKRQLQEEEEKRKKEEPVLKCKPVVVTKKIISLKAIKSSGSDNEDRKLSQDSGLSSSGNGKNMSFNKMFSEDDDVKTMAVVKPIQSLQTTKKPVIDGIDEKLEAELLEESRTPSPPPPALLNSNRRVIIKSKPKVEETVTEDATSKKRIFDRLDRKSSAIGIDSLAKRKIQRLVSDKSK